A region of Cardinium endosymbiont of Sogatella furcifera DNA encodes the following proteins:
- a CDS encoding SufE family protein — MVEIACKTVDQHQDEIIDAFATLTGDRVAMLDYLIDLGYTLAPMDPVYKIDDYLVQGCLSKVWVVDQLVRDQLFFQADSNTAITKGLISLLLKVLSGQSVQAIVAAELYFIEAIGIRSLIGFQRASGLAHMIKTLKLRSLSKFSI; from the coding sequence ATGGTAGAAATAGCATGTAAAACGGTTGATCAACACCAAGACGAAATCATAGATGCCTTTGCCACCTTAACGGGTGATAGAGTCGCTATGTTGGATTATCTTATTGATTTAGGCTATACCTTAGCCCCTATGGATCCTGTCTATAAGATAGATGATTACTTGGTGCAAGGCTGTCTTTCTAAAGTATGGGTAGTGGATCAACTGGTACGGGACCAACTGTTTTTCCAAGCGGATAGCAATACAGCTATTACAAAAGGGCTGATTAGTTTGTTGTTGAAGGTACTTTCTGGCCAATCTGTGCAGGCTATTGTAGCAGCGGAGCTCTACTTTATAGAAGCGATTGGTATCCGTTCGTTGATCGGGTTTCAGCGTGCCAGTGGTTTGGCGCATATGATTAAAACCCTGAAACTAAGAAGTTTATCTAAATTTAGTATATAA